Proteins from one Esox lucius isolate fEsoLuc1 chromosome 19, fEsoLuc1.pri, whole genome shotgun sequence genomic window:
- the LOC105018392 gene encoding cilia- and flagella-associated protein 44 isoform X3 yields MDSFQKPTEDNLHALAASEQMQLHPRGSCDAVEEEEQPARMKKIPEDMYYNYEELYSRPVITADSEIPENLLHLTHSFGYDCGRRANLQLLDERSLAFVAGNVVIFLDIQTKEQRYLRSCSGQGIGTIMAHPSKRYLAVAEKGDQPSIIIYEYPSLRPYRILRGGTVQAYSFVDFYREGSLLASVGSAPDYMLTLWEWRHEQVILRCKAFSQDVYRVTFSPDNPGQLTTSGLGHIKFWKMTSTFTGLKLQGLLGKFGKTALTDIESYVELPDGKVVSGSEWGNMLLWAGGLIKVEICRKGGRTCHAGPIQQFALDEGELITIGTDGAIKCWDFESIDTADCNDDTGLFEIEPMNEMVIGRNVSLSSMVKSSLPDSFIWFAQDSNGGIWKLDLSFSNTTQDPECLFSFHAGVIQGMDVSTTSHLMATTALDRSVRIFDFLAKEELTTSWFKQGGTTLTWAPRLVNPSGGLVVVGFEDGVVRLLELYNPQSLRVIAGHSRDGDAELRLKQAFKPHSAPVTAMAYERNGEILATGSMDCTVFFFSVGDTYAPIGFIAVPGPVQGLEWSPQSHDKNTLLVLCRSGHVMEVLSPDPEAQTPGTTYRISGLHTRHFTFSSIKSHIKREEEIARRLGLKAKRQKEREAQLNEAKEQGHEPTEMELQEEEEDEEELPPLYKPDPPSPLYCGFYSQPGAFWLSMGGYDSGYLYHCMFSDKQDEDPLHRQDQPFAFQPVQNTDEDPIRTISFSSSRKLMLCGLHSGSVRAYPLQPPDLALTSMQAFWSLGVHDNQNGHVCQLRCSYDDQFLLTTGEDSNIFCFTLLPQEDLLNALQRSKARVPSPRVGMEMDGVVQDIDDPSAYSIETAKQRLEMERTCREAEQRKAERRKKLAELQSQFKQLLQKNQSLPEHIRLHHTELELDSRFREETERMTAQRVREARKELSWEEERHRIGLKKLQERFWESLESDTVSVVAFQSDHRISTYRLLALSQRFHELKQKGMAGATGAGGQERWRNKAETGKDSSNIIADQEDLGGEAVLASRVVRPRGSKLAGRQADKLRKATEKAELARAKIDKRRKEWAELLAAKPNENCEDPEDVRAIRLAEDTMGDFKLKTTKDFTVPEHLRMNAEKKRAQLVHLEEKIHEKKAQMNSRIMTLRDTKVSLLSRLGSQAQQLQAVQEHLAPHLCSPAPTLPALLPEETPERKLRYTRSTLQRCGALKARRSWTRGGEPEGGQTLLELLALEKEGDEGGRETPCHTPADRKEEREVGEAAGLTGLEEEMRKVEEIRLLYEQDTLLEQMSVSMWQFDAELRLLRHEKLELDIQMKLADLRHVTLFQELLLLKEFEKRENSLQEALNACMEEEEDLRSRLEKCKQALELKRRDISKLQEREKAIAATFLASLGENNKFLDFLTRVFKKKIKRVKKKEKAADGEEQEDSDEDSDEQSDWDDDEDDSNSENCGALDDSVCPPNCDLELFENTVKLRELRLDLEELLVEEKKIAESLRKECDCLVKKEKAVHSSLKAAEGALELFNREKQQKLNELDVVVPLRLHQSL; encoded by the exons ATGGACTCGTTTCAGAAACCGACTGAAGACAATTTACATG CTCTCGCAGCCTCCGAGCAGATGCAGCTGCATCCACGTGGAAGTTGTGATGccgtggaggaagaggagcagccaGCTAGGATGAAAAAGATTCCTGAAGACATGTACTACAACTATGAAGAACTGTACTCAAGACCAGTCATCACTGCAGACTCAGAGATCCCGGAGAACCTGCTACATCTTAC GCACTCTTTTGGATATGACTGTGGGCGCAGAGCCAACCTGCAGTTACTGGACGAACGATCGCTGGCCTTCGTGGCTGGAAACGTGGTCATATTTCTGGACATCCAGACCAAGGAGCAGCGCTACCTCCGGTCCTGCAGTGGACAGGGCATCGGCACCATCATG GCCCACCCCAGTAAGAGGTACTTGGCTGTGGCAGAGAAAGGGGACCAGCCCAGCATCATCATCTATGAGTATCCTTCACTACGACCATACCGCATTCTTCGAG GGGGGACAGTGCAGGCGTACAGCTTTGTGGACTTTTACCGTGAGGGCTCCCTCCTGGCCAGCGTCGGTAGTGCGCCGGACTACATGTTGACCCTGTGGGAGTGGAGACACGAGCAGGTGATCCTACGCTGCAAGGCCTTCTCACAGGATGTCTACAGAGTCACCTTCTCACCTGACAATCCTGGACAACTCACCACCTCTGGATTGGGACACATCAA ATTTTGGAAAATGACCAGCACATTCACTGGCCTCAAACTTCAAGGTCTTTTGGGAAAGTTTGGGAAAACTGCCCTGACGGATATCGAGAGCTATGTGGAGCTGCCTGATGGGAag GTGGTGTCAGGGTCTGAGTGGGGAAACATGCTGCTGTGGGCCGGGGGCCTGATCAAGGTAGAAATCTGCCGCAAGGGGGGCCGGACTTGCCACGCCGGTCCCATCCAGCAGTTTGCCCTGGATGAGGGGGAGCTCATAACCATCGGCACAGATGGAGCCATTAAG TGCTGGGACTTTGAGAGCATTGACACAGCAGATTGTAACGACGACACCGGTCTATTTGAGATTGAGCCCATGAACGAGATGGTGATTGGACGTAATGTCAGCCTGAGCTCCATGGTGAAGAGCTCCCTGCCAGACTCATTTATCTGGTTTGCCCAG GATTCCAATGGAGGCATCTGGAAACTGGACCTTTCATTTTCCAATACT ACCCAGGACCCAGAGTGTCTGTTCTCCTTCCATGCTGGAGTGATCCAGGGCATGGATGTGTCCACCACCAGCCATTTGATGGCCACCACTGCTTTGGACC GGTCAGTAAGGATTTTTGACTTCTTAGCAAAAGAAGAACTAACAACCAGCTGGTTCAAACAAGGTGGAACAACGCTGACCTGGGCCCCACGCTTG GTGAACCCCAGCGGAGGACTGGTGGTGGTGGGCTTTGAGGATGGGGTGGTCCGTCTGCTGGAGCTTTACAACCCCCAGAGCTTACGAGTGATTGCAGGGCACAGTCGCGACGGAGACGCAGAACTCCGTCTCAAACAGGCCTTCAAACCCCACAGTGCACCTGTGACTGCCATGGCGTATGAACGCAACGGAGAAATCCTGGCTACTGGG agtatggactgcactgtattcTTTTTCAGTGTGGGGGACACATATGCCCCTATTGGCTTCATCGCAGTCCCAGGACCTGTACAAGGGCTGGAGTGGTCCCCCCAGTCACAT GACAAGAACACCCTGTTGGTCCTGTGTCGGAGTGGTCACGTGATGGAAGTCCTGTCTCCAGACCCAGAGGCCCAGACCCCAGGCACCACCTACCGCATCTCTGGCCTGCACACAAGACACTTCACCTTTAGCAGCATCAAGTCACACATCAAG CGGGAGGAGGAGATTGCGCGCAGGCTGGGTCTGAAGGcaaagaggcagaaagagagagaggcgcAACTTAATGAAGCCAAGGAGCAGGGCCATGAACCTACTGAAATGGAActgcaggaggaagaggaggatgaggaagagctTCCCCCTCTCTACAAGCCTGATCCCCCGAGCCCCCTTTACTGTGGCTTCTACTCCCAACCTGGTGCTTTCTGGCTCTCCATG gGAGGCTATGACTCAGGGTACCTGTACCACTGTATGTTCTCAGACAAGCAGGACGAGGACCCGTTACACCGTCAAGACCAGCCATTTGCTTTCCAGCCTGTCCAGAATACGGATGAGGACCCCATCCGCACCATCAGCTTTAG CTCCAGCAGGAAGCTGATGCTGTGTGGCCTGCACTCAGGCAGTGTCCGGGCGTATCCTCTGCAGCCACCCGACCTCGCCCTCACCTCCATGCAGGCCTTCTGGTCCCTCGGCGTCCACGACAACCAGAACGGACACGTTTGCCAGCTGCGCTGTAGCTACGACGATCAGTTTCTCCTGACGACGGGGGAGGACAGCAACATCTTCTGCTTTACGCTGCTACCCCAGGAGGACCTGCTGAACGCTCTCCAGCGCAGCAAGGCCAGAGTTCCCTCACCGCGG GTTGGCATGGAGATGGATGGTGTGGTCCAGGATATCGACGACCCTTCGGCATACAG CATAGAGACAGCGAAGCAGAGGCTGGAGATGGAGCGTACGTGTCGGGAGGCTGAGCAGAGAAAGGCGGAGCGTCGTAAGAAGTTGGCCGAGTTGCAGAGCCAGTTCAAACAGCTACTGCAGAAGAACCAGAGTCTGCCTGAACACATTCGCCTGCACCACACG gagctGGAGTTGGACTCTCGGTTTCGTGAGGAGACGGAGAGGATGACTGCCCAGAGGGTGAGGGAGGCCAGGAAAGAGCTGTCCTGGGAGGAGGAACGACACCGCATTGGACTCAAAAAACTACAGGAGAG GTTCTGGGAATCTCTGGAATCGGACACGGTTTCCGTGGTAGCATTCCAGAGCGACCACAGGATCTCCACCTATCGCCTGTTGGCACTGTCCCAGAGGTTCCACGAGCTGAAACAGAAGGGGATGGCAGGTGCCACAGGGGCTGGGGGACAGGAACGCTGGAGGAACAAGGCTGAGACTGGCAAagacagctccaacatcatag CGGACCAGGAGGACTTGGGTGGGGAGGCTGTGCTTGCTTCCCGTGTGGTGCGTCCAAGGGGCAGCAAGCTGGCGGGCCGCCAAGCAGATAAACTCCGCAAGGCTACTGAGAAGGCTGAGCTAGCTCGGGCTAAGATTGACAAGAGGAGGAAGGAATGGGCTGAACT GCTTGCAGCCAAGCCCAATGAGAACTGTGAGGATCCGGAAGATGTACGAGCCATCCGATTGGCCGAGGACACTATGGGCGACTTCAAGCTGAAAACCACCAAGGACTTTACGGTTCCAGAGCACCTGAGGATGAATGCAGAGAAGAAGAGGGCTCAGTTAGTCCACCTAGAGGAGAAG ATCCATGAGAAGAAGGCTCAGATGAACAGTCGTATCATGACCCTTAGGGATACTAAGGTGAGCCTTTTGTCCCGCCTGGGCTCACAAGCCCAGCAGCTGCAGGCTGTCCAGGAACACCTGGCACCCCATCTCTGCAGTCCTGCACCCACTCTTCCCGCTCTCCTGCCAGAGGAGACCCCTGAGAGGAAGCTCCGCTACACCCGCTCCACGCTGCAGCGCTGTGGGGCACTGAAGGCTCGGAG GTCCTGGACCCGTGGTGGGGAACCAGAGGGGGGCCAGACTCTGCTGGAACTGTTGGCGTTAGAGAAAGAAGGGGACGAGGGAGGACGGGAGACTCCCTGCCATACACCTGCAGatagaaaggaagagagggaggtgggggaggcaGCTGGTCTGACAgggctggaggaggagatgaggaaggTAGAGGAGATCAGGCTGCTGTATGAACAGGACACCTTGCTGGAACAG atGTCAGTGTCTATGTGGCAGTTCGATGCAGAGTTGCGCCTGCTGCGTCATGAGAAGCTTGAGTTAGACATCCAGATGAAGCTGGCTGATCTGCGTCATGTCACCCTGTTCCAGGAGCTCCTGCTCCTCAAAGAGtttgagaagagagagaactcCCTGCAGGAGGCACTGAACGCctgcatggaggaggaggaagacctCAGG TCCAGGCTGGAGAAGTGTAAGCAAGCTCTAGAGCTGAAGCGGAGGGACATATCCAAactccaggagagagagaaggccaTAGCTGCCACCTTCCTGGCCTCTCTGGGGGAGAACAACAAGTTTCTTGATTTTCTCACCAGGGTCTTCAAGAAGAAGATTAAACGTGTcaagaagaaagagaaagctGCGGATGGCG AAGAGCAGGAGGACAGTGATGAAGATTCTGATGAACAGTCtgactgggatgatgatgaggatgacaGTAACTCAGAGAATTGCGGTGCTCTGGATGACAGTGTCTGCCCCCCAA ATTGTGAccttgagctgtttgagaacaCGGTGAAGCTGCGAGAGCTTCGCCTGGACCTTGAGGAGCTGCTGGTCGAAGAGAAGAAGATTGCAGAGAGCCTGAGAAAAGAGTGTGACTGCCTTGTTAAGAAG GAAAAGGCAGTTCATAGTAGTCTgaaggcagcagagggcgctcTGGAGCTTTTCAACAGAGAGAAGCAACAGAAGCTCAATGAGTTGGATGTGGTGGTTCCACTCAGACTGCACCAG AGTTTGTGA
- the LOC105018392 gene encoding cilia- and flagella-associated protein 44 isoform X1 — translation MDSFQKPTEDNLHALAASEQMQLHPRGSCDAVEEEEQPARMKKIPEDMYYNYEELYSRPVITADSEIPENLLHLTHSFGYDCGRRANLQLLDERSLAFVAGNVVIFLDIQTKEQRYLRSCSGQGIGTIMAHPSKRYLAVAEKGDQPSIIIYEYPSLRPYRILRGGTVQAYSFVDFYREGSLLASVGSAPDYMLTLWEWRHEQVILRCKAFSQDVYRVTFSPDNPGQLTTSGLGHIKFWKMTSTFTGLKLQGLLGKFGKTALTDIESYVELPDGKVVSGSEWGNMLLWAGGLIKVEICRKGGRTCHAGPIQQFALDEGELITIGTDGAIKCWDFESIDTADCNDDTGLFEIEPMNEMVIGRNVSLSSMVKSSLPDSFIWFAQDSNGGIWKLDLSFSNTTQDPECLFSFHAGVIQGMDVSTTSHLMATTALDRSVRIFDFLAKEELTTSWFKQGGTTLTWAPRLVNPSGGLVVVGFEDGVVRLLELYNPQSLRVIAGHSRDGDAELRLKQAFKPHSAPVTAMAYERNGEILATGSMDCTVFFFSVGDTYAPIGFIAVPGPVQGLEWSPQSHDKNTLLVLCRSGHVMEVLSPDPEAQTPGTTYRISGLHTRHFTFSSIKSHIKREEEIARRLGLKAKRQKEREAQLNEAKEQGHEPTEMELQEEEEDEEELPPLYKPDPPSPLYCGFYSQPGAFWLSMGGYDSGYLYHCMFSDKQDEDPLHRQDQPFAFQPVQNTDEDPIRTISFSSSRKLMLCGLHSGSVRAYPLQPPDLALTSMQAFWSLGVHDNQNGHVCQLRCSYDDQFLLTTGEDSNIFCFTLLPQEDLLNALQRSKARVPSPRVGMEMDGVVQDIDDPSAYSIETAKQRLEMERTCREAEQRKAERRKKLAELQSQFKQLLQKNQSLPEHIRLHHTELELDSRFREETERMTAQRVREARKELSWEEERHRIGLKKLQERFWESLESDTVSVVAFQSDHRISTYRLLALSQRFHELKQKGMAGATGAGGQERWRNKAETGKDSSNIIADQEDLGGEAVLASRVVRPRGSKLAGRQADKLRKATEKAELARAKIDKRRKEWAELLAAKPNENCEDPEDVRAIRLAEDTMGDFKLKTTKDFTVPEHLRMNAEKKRAQLVHLEEKIHEKKAQMNSRIMTLRDTKVSLLSRLGSQAQQLQAVQEHLAPHLCSPAPTLPALLPEETPERKLRYTRSTLQRCGALKARRSWTRGGEPEGGQTLLELLALEKEGDEGGRETPCHTPADRKEEREVGEAAGLTGLEEEMRKVEEIRLLYEQDTLLEQMSVSMWQFDAELRLLRHEKLELDIQMKLADLRHVTLFQELLLLKEFEKRENSLQEALNACMEEEEDLRSRLEKCKQALELKRRDISKLQEREKAIAATFLASLGENNKFLDFLTRVFKKKIKRVKKKEKAADGEEQEDSDEDSDEQSDWDDDEDDSNSENCGALDDSVCPPNCDLELFENTVKLRELRLDLEELLVEEKKIAESLRKECDCLVKKEKAVHSSLKAAEGALELFNREKQQKLNELDVVVPLRLHQIEFVSNGVVPCSLAPALVLNTVTLGRLQERIKELQVEKSEQRDLYKQARQRHVQLIHDRKDMEAKIQSLEARCKQLMLMKFGKLVDLEALQTLSGNRNLEEMRQDSRVREATYTQELRQWEVKVTEARQILTELTRHHTKHLLSMNSLLCQKKELEDKLNTRQSKMGAHFLACQPAEAKEERQRLNKLVQSQAQEAEALRQEISILSRKGGNILPPSQTRLPPVSAALASHRSTTRPNSQRLNRHFKLEGVEPKQSCR, via the exons ATGGACTCGTTTCAGAAACCGACTGAAGACAATTTACATG CTCTCGCAGCCTCCGAGCAGATGCAGCTGCATCCACGTGGAAGTTGTGATGccgtggaggaagaggagcagccaGCTAGGATGAAAAAGATTCCTGAAGACATGTACTACAACTATGAAGAACTGTACTCAAGACCAGTCATCACTGCAGACTCAGAGATCCCGGAGAACCTGCTACATCTTAC GCACTCTTTTGGATATGACTGTGGGCGCAGAGCCAACCTGCAGTTACTGGACGAACGATCGCTGGCCTTCGTGGCTGGAAACGTGGTCATATTTCTGGACATCCAGACCAAGGAGCAGCGCTACCTCCGGTCCTGCAGTGGACAGGGCATCGGCACCATCATG GCCCACCCCAGTAAGAGGTACTTGGCTGTGGCAGAGAAAGGGGACCAGCCCAGCATCATCATCTATGAGTATCCTTCACTACGACCATACCGCATTCTTCGAG GGGGGACAGTGCAGGCGTACAGCTTTGTGGACTTTTACCGTGAGGGCTCCCTCCTGGCCAGCGTCGGTAGTGCGCCGGACTACATGTTGACCCTGTGGGAGTGGAGACACGAGCAGGTGATCCTACGCTGCAAGGCCTTCTCACAGGATGTCTACAGAGTCACCTTCTCACCTGACAATCCTGGACAACTCACCACCTCTGGATTGGGACACATCAA ATTTTGGAAAATGACCAGCACATTCACTGGCCTCAAACTTCAAGGTCTTTTGGGAAAGTTTGGGAAAACTGCCCTGACGGATATCGAGAGCTATGTGGAGCTGCCTGATGGGAag GTGGTGTCAGGGTCTGAGTGGGGAAACATGCTGCTGTGGGCCGGGGGCCTGATCAAGGTAGAAATCTGCCGCAAGGGGGGCCGGACTTGCCACGCCGGTCCCATCCAGCAGTTTGCCCTGGATGAGGGGGAGCTCATAACCATCGGCACAGATGGAGCCATTAAG TGCTGGGACTTTGAGAGCATTGACACAGCAGATTGTAACGACGACACCGGTCTATTTGAGATTGAGCCCATGAACGAGATGGTGATTGGACGTAATGTCAGCCTGAGCTCCATGGTGAAGAGCTCCCTGCCAGACTCATTTATCTGGTTTGCCCAG GATTCCAATGGAGGCATCTGGAAACTGGACCTTTCATTTTCCAATACT ACCCAGGACCCAGAGTGTCTGTTCTCCTTCCATGCTGGAGTGATCCAGGGCATGGATGTGTCCACCACCAGCCATTTGATGGCCACCACTGCTTTGGACC GGTCAGTAAGGATTTTTGACTTCTTAGCAAAAGAAGAACTAACAACCAGCTGGTTCAAACAAGGTGGAACAACGCTGACCTGGGCCCCACGCTTG GTGAACCCCAGCGGAGGACTGGTGGTGGTGGGCTTTGAGGATGGGGTGGTCCGTCTGCTGGAGCTTTACAACCCCCAGAGCTTACGAGTGATTGCAGGGCACAGTCGCGACGGAGACGCAGAACTCCGTCTCAAACAGGCCTTCAAACCCCACAGTGCACCTGTGACTGCCATGGCGTATGAACGCAACGGAGAAATCCTGGCTACTGGG agtatggactgcactgtattcTTTTTCAGTGTGGGGGACACATATGCCCCTATTGGCTTCATCGCAGTCCCAGGACCTGTACAAGGGCTGGAGTGGTCCCCCCAGTCACAT GACAAGAACACCCTGTTGGTCCTGTGTCGGAGTGGTCACGTGATGGAAGTCCTGTCTCCAGACCCAGAGGCCCAGACCCCAGGCACCACCTACCGCATCTCTGGCCTGCACACAAGACACTTCACCTTTAGCAGCATCAAGTCACACATCAAG CGGGAGGAGGAGATTGCGCGCAGGCTGGGTCTGAAGGcaaagaggcagaaagagagagaggcgcAACTTAATGAAGCCAAGGAGCAGGGCCATGAACCTACTGAAATGGAActgcaggaggaagaggaggatgaggaagagctTCCCCCTCTCTACAAGCCTGATCCCCCGAGCCCCCTTTACTGTGGCTTCTACTCCCAACCTGGTGCTTTCTGGCTCTCCATG gGAGGCTATGACTCAGGGTACCTGTACCACTGTATGTTCTCAGACAAGCAGGACGAGGACCCGTTACACCGTCAAGACCAGCCATTTGCTTTCCAGCCTGTCCAGAATACGGATGAGGACCCCATCCGCACCATCAGCTTTAG CTCCAGCAGGAAGCTGATGCTGTGTGGCCTGCACTCAGGCAGTGTCCGGGCGTATCCTCTGCAGCCACCCGACCTCGCCCTCACCTCCATGCAGGCCTTCTGGTCCCTCGGCGTCCACGACAACCAGAACGGACACGTTTGCCAGCTGCGCTGTAGCTACGACGATCAGTTTCTCCTGACGACGGGGGAGGACAGCAACATCTTCTGCTTTACGCTGCTACCCCAGGAGGACCTGCTGAACGCTCTCCAGCGCAGCAAGGCCAGAGTTCCCTCACCGCGG GTTGGCATGGAGATGGATGGTGTGGTCCAGGATATCGACGACCCTTCGGCATACAG CATAGAGACAGCGAAGCAGAGGCTGGAGATGGAGCGTACGTGTCGGGAGGCTGAGCAGAGAAAGGCGGAGCGTCGTAAGAAGTTGGCCGAGTTGCAGAGCCAGTTCAAACAGCTACTGCAGAAGAACCAGAGTCTGCCTGAACACATTCGCCTGCACCACACG gagctGGAGTTGGACTCTCGGTTTCGTGAGGAGACGGAGAGGATGACTGCCCAGAGGGTGAGGGAGGCCAGGAAAGAGCTGTCCTGGGAGGAGGAACGACACCGCATTGGACTCAAAAAACTACAGGAGAG GTTCTGGGAATCTCTGGAATCGGACACGGTTTCCGTGGTAGCATTCCAGAGCGACCACAGGATCTCCACCTATCGCCTGTTGGCACTGTCCCAGAGGTTCCACGAGCTGAAACAGAAGGGGATGGCAGGTGCCACAGGGGCTGGGGGACAGGAACGCTGGAGGAACAAGGCTGAGACTGGCAAagacagctccaacatcatag CGGACCAGGAGGACTTGGGTGGGGAGGCTGTGCTTGCTTCCCGTGTGGTGCGTCCAAGGGGCAGCAAGCTGGCGGGCCGCCAAGCAGATAAACTCCGCAAGGCTACTGAGAAGGCTGAGCTAGCTCGGGCTAAGATTGACAAGAGGAGGAAGGAATGGGCTGAACT GCTTGCAGCCAAGCCCAATGAGAACTGTGAGGATCCGGAAGATGTACGAGCCATCCGATTGGCCGAGGACACTATGGGCGACTTCAAGCTGAAAACCACCAAGGACTTTACGGTTCCAGAGCACCTGAGGATGAATGCAGAGAAGAAGAGGGCTCAGTTAGTCCACCTAGAGGAGAAG ATCCATGAGAAGAAGGCTCAGATGAACAGTCGTATCATGACCCTTAGGGATACTAAGGTGAGCCTTTTGTCCCGCCTGGGCTCACAAGCCCAGCAGCTGCAGGCTGTCCAGGAACACCTGGCACCCCATCTCTGCAGTCCTGCACCCACTCTTCCCGCTCTCCTGCCAGAGGAGACCCCTGAGAGGAAGCTCCGCTACACCCGCTCCACGCTGCAGCGCTGTGGGGCACTGAAGGCTCGGAG GTCCTGGACCCGTGGTGGGGAACCAGAGGGGGGCCAGACTCTGCTGGAACTGTTGGCGTTAGAGAAAGAAGGGGACGAGGGAGGACGGGAGACTCCCTGCCATACACCTGCAGatagaaaggaagagagggaggtgggggaggcaGCTGGTCTGACAgggctggaggaggagatgaggaaggTAGAGGAGATCAGGCTGCTGTATGAACAGGACACCTTGCTGGAACAG atGTCAGTGTCTATGTGGCAGTTCGATGCAGAGTTGCGCCTGCTGCGTCATGAGAAGCTTGAGTTAGACATCCAGATGAAGCTGGCTGATCTGCGTCATGTCACCCTGTTCCAGGAGCTCCTGCTCCTCAAAGAGtttgagaagagagagaactcCCTGCAGGAGGCACTGAACGCctgcatggaggaggaggaagacctCAGG TCCAGGCTGGAGAAGTGTAAGCAAGCTCTAGAGCTGAAGCGGAGGGACATATCCAAactccaggagagagagaaggccaTAGCTGCCACCTTCCTGGCCTCTCTGGGGGAGAACAACAAGTTTCTTGATTTTCTCACCAGGGTCTTCAAGAAGAAGATTAAACGTGTcaagaagaaagagaaagctGCGGATGGCG AAGAGCAGGAGGACAGTGATGAAGATTCTGATGAACAGTCtgactgggatgatgatgaggatgacaGTAACTCAGAGAATTGCGGTGCTCTGGATGACAGTGTCTGCCCCCCAA ATTGTGAccttgagctgtttgagaacaCGGTGAAGCTGCGAGAGCTTCGCCTGGACCTTGAGGAGCTGCTGGTCGAAGAGAAGAAGATTGCAGAGAGCCTGAGAAAAGAGTGTGACTGCCTTGTTAAGAAG GAAAAGGCAGTTCATAGTAGTCTgaaggcagcagagggcgctcTGGAGCTTTTCAACAGAGAGAAGCAACAGAAGCTCAATGAGTTGGATGTGGTGGTTCCACTCAGACTGCACCAG ATAGAGTTTGTGAGCAATGGGGTGGTGCCGTGCAGCCTGGCCCCAGCGCTTGTTCTAAACACGGTCACCTTGGGACGACTTCAGGAGAGGATTAAAGAACTGCAGGTGGAGAAAAGTGAACAGAGAGACCTCTACAAACAGGCCAGGCAGCGGCATGTCCAGCTCATTCACGACCGCAAGGACATGGAGGCCAAGATACAGT CCCTTGAGGCGCGCTGTAAGCAGCTGATGCTGATGAAGTTCGGGAAGCTGGTGGACCTTGAGGCCTTACAAACACTGTCTGGCAACAGAAACCTAGAGGAGATGAGACAGGACAGCAGAGTCAGAGAGgccacatacacacaggagCTTAGGCAGTGggag GTGAAAGTGACAGAGGCCCGTCAGATATTGACAGAATTGACAAGGCATCACACCAAGCATCTCTTGAGTATGAACAGCCTGCTGTGCCAGAAGAAAGAACTGGAAGACAAACTCAACACTAGACAGAGCAAGATG GGTGCCCATTTCCTGGCTTGTCAGCCTGCTGAGGCGAAGGAGGAGAGGCAAAGGCTTAACAAGCTGGTCCAGAGTCAGGCCCAGGAGGCAGAGGCCCTCCGCCAAGAGATCAGCATTCTGTCTAGGAAAGGGGGTAACATCCTGCCCCCCAGTCAGACCCGTCTGCCCCCGGTGTCTGCTGCCCTGGCCAGCCACCGATCCACCACCCGACCCAACTCACAGAGGCTCAACAGACACTTTAAACTGGAAGGAGTAGAGCCTAAACAATCCTGTAGATAA